The stretch of DNA CAAAGTATCACAGGCAGAAGCCTGTGGAGCGCATACCTGTAAGGAATAGGTAAACCCAAAGGCGCTCAGGCTGGTATCTATAGTAACAGGCACGCCTACATTCACCCACACTCTTACAAGAAAATCCAGCGGATAAGTGCCAACAGCAGCAGCAGTGGTTCCCGAAAACAGAATACAGCCATTGCTTCCTCCCGGAATCGCTGCCGGTGAGGGATTGATGGCATAGCCTATACCGGTGGGCAGTCCTGTTATACTCAACAGTAATACGGAATCTATGGTTGCCCCACCAAACGAAGTAGGAATATGCAGTTGCACAACCTCGCTGTAAGGAGAGCCCTGTGTGATGCAGGGAAGGGATGCAGGTGTAAAACCATCCGTAGTGTTACTACTATCCACTACGCATTGGGCTGCTAACAGAGTGGCTGATGCAAGAATAGTGAATGAAAGGAATAGATTTTTCATGAAATATGCTATTTAAGTAAAGTCCACAATAATAAGGAAACTTCTTCCTGTATAAAAGAATACACGGAAAAACTTTCAGATGCCGGTAATACTCTGAAAAGCAGATAGAGAGGCTGTAGAATGTTTCGAAAAAAAGTTTAGCTATAAAACGGTCTTTACTGAAAAATCAGCTTGTGCCGGATTACACGCGCTGGATCCGCATCCGGGATGACGGCCAAAAGAAATATCCCTGTCCCCAGATCAGATTTCTGAATTTTAAGAGCTTCATTTACATAACGATAGGTTTTTACCCTGCGACCCAGATTATCAAACACTGCTATGGAAGCACTTTGCACAGAGGGTGGCAATTGCACTTGCACTGCATGGTCAGAAGGAACAGGAGCCACCAGCATAGCATCATCAGTAACGAGAGTCAAACCGGTGGAAGTCACCGTATCCGGCTCAGGAATAGGCAATCCGCACGGAGCCGGCAACCATCCGGCATCTTTCAGATTTTGATTGCACCTGATACCCGTGAGCTCTTCATACAAAAAATCACGAATAAACCAGACGGTAGTGTCCACCAGCGGCTTTTTTGAAGGTTGAAAAGCAAAGTAATTGGTAAAGTCCACGTGACCACCTCCGCGCCAGGTAAAAAAAGGATTGTTGATACCCAGGCGTGCTGTACGGTATTTTATGCTTGCACTACCATCTACCATGATGATAGAGTTACGCTGTACTTCAATCACTTCGGAACAGTAGGGCACCGTTCCGTCATCGGTTCCATGCATACTTACCATGGGCGGATCATCGGCATCAATCCAGGAGGTATCCCCTATCGCACCGGCAAGGTTAATAATGCCCCTGATACGGGTGGAATAACCCGGATTGCCGCTGCTGCCTTCCAGGCCACCAAGAGTTTGAGCAATATCACGAAACCATTGCGGCACTTCCAGTTCATTATCGATATAGCCTGCATGAATGCCGATAAAAGCTCCGGCTGACACGCCTCCCATAAAAATTTTGTTTGTGTCAATACGGTACGTATTTGTGGTAGCAGCATCTTTATAAAAAAAGCGGATAGCTGCCTTGGCATCCTGCACCGCACGTATCACAGCCTTAAGCATATTCAAAGAATCCACCGTAGGTACACCTATACGATATTTAATGGAGGCTGTCACAAAACCTCTGGTGGTAAGCTCATTGCATAATGCAATGATATCCGGACTCTCTTTGGCTCCTAACAAAAAACTGCCCCCGAAAGCCAGTATCACCAGCGGTCTTTTGGATAGCGTATCATCTTTGGGCTGGAAAATGTACATATCCAAGGTCTCTGTATTTCCCTGATAATTGACTGCACTTCCGTAAACCACCGGTGAAGGTAAGTTCGTGGGAATAGGGAAAGTCTGCCAGTTGAAAAAGTCCGGAAATATTTTGTCATAATACCTTCCGCTGCACTGCGCATCCAGGTGACCTGCAGGCAACGTGATCCAGGTCACGGCCAGCATAAAAAACAATGTCCTTTTCATGTTTGCTGTATTCGGAATTAGATGAAAAACGGGGCGAAAGTTAAGGGAATTTTATGAGGTTGTTAATTAAAATACATACAATGCGTGGACTTTTCCTGGGTATTTTTAACACCCCAGCATTTTCCCCGCAGAAGGTTTTTCTCTTGCAGCATGTTTAAAACTACACGGCTTAAGAAATGCAATTTTTGCACCCAGACATGCAATTTTTTCCATATTTAAAACGAAAATTTGTCAGTGCAATCAACGTGACCAGTGCAAAAATCCTATGGCATTGCATTTGCTAAGCGGATAATTGAAAATATATGGTTTAACCCTAAAAAAAGGAGGTGCATATGACCCTGGTAAGATATAATGAGTCCATGCCTTCTCTGGCGAGCTGGGTGGACGATTTTTTCTCCAGCACTTTACTTCCGGCTTTCGGGGTTGGACGCATGTGGAATACCCCGGCTGTGAATGTGCGCGAAGATCATGATAACTTCTATCTGGAAGTAGCCGCTCCGGGATTGAACAAGAAGGATTTTGACATCACGCTGGACAATGGGCTGATAACCATCTCAGCCAAACATGAAGAACAAAAGCAGGAGAACAACAACCAATATACGCGGAGAGAATTTTCTTACACCGGGTTTTCACGCACGTTCACCTTACCGGATGGCGTTGACCAGGATAAAATCAGCGCCCAGTATCAAAATGGTATTCTGTATGTAACCCTCCCGAAAACTGAAGAAGTGAAGGGCAAAGCTCCTCGCACCATCAAGATATCCTAACCTTTCTCAACGAGGAGCAAGCGGGAAGATAATCTTCCCGCTTTTTTTTTCATGCGTTGTATGGAATAAAAACGTTGCCTCCCATGTCCTGGAGGGCTAAATTCGCAGCTCAAAAAAAATCAAGCTATGCCAGTGATTCAGGTAACTGATGAAGACTTTGAACAGAAACTCGCAGAGAACAAAAAGGTTATAGTGAAATACTCTGCAGACTGGTGCGGACAATGCCGATTGTTTGCTCCAAAGTATAAGCGCCTATCGGAAGATCCGCTTTACAGCGACACCGTTTTTCTGGATGTGAATGCGGAAAAAAATGCTTTGGCAAGAAAAAAGGCTGGTGTAAAGAATCTGCCGTTTTTTGCTGTTTTCAAAAACGGGCAACTGGTAGAGGGAACAGCAACTTCAAAAGAGGAAACTGTTATTGACCTGCTTCAAAAACTGCACGAATGAAAATTCCAGTTATCAAGCAACTCGTAGAGCGCTGTACGGAAGCTCAACTCCGGGAAGCAGAAGCTGACATCCTGGAAGGACGTGAGCCGAAGATTACAGATGCCGGTGCTGATGCCGGTGAACAACTCACCCATATAATGGCGGCACTTTGGATTAAAAATGAAATGTCCGTTAATAAAACGGATTTAAATACAGCTCTTCGGGCTTATACACAAAAGGTAAGAGCATCTATCAGTTAAGTAATTTTCCGAATCCCGTGTAAGCTCCTATGTGCGGCATGGCACACTGCAAAAGAGGCAGTTCCTCCCGCTCGTAAATGGGTAGAGCACGGCCATTCCGCATCTTTTGATAATCTGAAGCCTCACACAAGCAGAATTCTATACTTGGGACAGGATGTGCCTGGTGTTGTGTTATTCAGTTGAAAAGCACCATGCAAGTGCATTTTTGGGCTAATTTTACCGCACAGCACAACTAAAATGAAAAAGACGCACCTTATTGCTTTGATTATGATAGTCGCCTGTATGGGCATCATCGTGGCCAACATCAGTGACTACAGCCGTTATGAAACCTTTTCCACAGCGGCCACCGCAGATGGGCGTGATTTTCACATTGTGGGAGAGCTCTCCCGTCCGGATGAAATGTATTACGATCCTGAAGTTGATCCCAATTATTTCTCATTTTACCTTAAAGACAAAGCCGGAGAAGAGCGCAAAGTAGTATTCAAAGGAACCAAACCAACCGATTTTGAGCGTTCCGAGCAGATTGTGCTTACAGGACGGATGCAAGGCAATGAGTTTCATGCATCTAAAATTCTGATGAAATGCCCCTCCAAGTACATCAATGATCAACTGGAGGTTACAGAAGTGAAGGCAACCGGCAGCTGATGGAAATTCAATATTTGGGCGAAACCCTTTTGCCCGGACAAATAGGTAAACTATGTGTGATCGTTGCATTTGCGGCTGCGCTGGCTGCAACTGTCGCATTCAGCATATCTGCCCCAAAAAAGGACATACTGTTGGCGCAGTCGTGGAAGCAACTGGGGAGAATATTCTTTTTCGTTCATGCCACAGCTCTTGCCGTTGTAATAGCTTCTCTGTTTTACATTCTGGTAAATCATTTATTTGAATATCATTACGCATGGCAACACTCCTCGCTGGAACTGCCCATGAAATACATACTCTCCGCTTTTTGGGAAGGGCAGGAAGGAAGTTTTCTTTTGTGGATGTTCTGGAACACGGTGCTGGGCATAGTGCTCATCTTTCGTGCCCGCGAGCTGGAAGCCCCGGTAATGGCCGTCTTTGCTGTTACACAGGCTTTTCTGGGTTCTATGTTGCTGGGGATACATATAGGTGATTATAAAATCGGGAGCAATCCGTTTCTGCTTCTGAGAGAGACAATGGATGCCCCGTTGTTTGCACGCGCTAACTATCTGGAATTTATAAAGGATGGCAACGGGCTTAACCCGCTTCTGCAGAATTACTG from Chitinophagales bacterium encodes:
- a CDS encoding heat-shock protein — encoded protein: MTLVRYNESMPSLASWVDDFFSSTLLPAFGVGRMWNTPAVNVREDHDNFYLEVAAPGLNKKDFDITLDNGLITISAKHEEQKQENNNQYTRREFSYTGFSRTFTLPDGVDQDKISAQYQNGILYVTLPKTEEVKGKAPRTIKIS